One segment of Panicum virgatum strain AP13 chromosome 3K, P.virgatum_v5, whole genome shotgun sequence DNA contains the following:
- the LOC120698121 gene encoding uncharacterized protein LOC120698121: MEKIMKITEVLCQTLQKKSIDILNAMDLVSNTKVLLRDLRNDGWEPLLNEVMDFCGKHEVEIPDLNRRYADVTKSRNKHDNTTTLHHYKIDVFNVAIDQQLIELEDRFSSQATELLSLCASLDPRLDIFDRSKISTLVEKYYPADFSNQERAQLECQLLHFQLDVCNHPELSSLPSLADLTNGLVKLGKNSHYPMVDRLLRLVMTLPVSTATTERAFSAMKLAKTRPRNKMRDDFLRSYMIIYIEKELAAKITSEDIINSYDLVGSRRGKFKLIEM, from the exons ATGGAGAAAATAATGAAAATCACAGAGGTGTTATGccaaacactacaaaagaaATCTATAGATATCTTAAATGCAATGGATTTAGTTTCTAACACAAAGGTGTTACTTCGTGACCTACGCAATGATGGTTGGGAACCTCTTCTGAATGAGGTCATGGACTTTTGTGGGAAGCATGAGGTTGAAATCCCAGATCTAAATCGCAG ATATGCTGATGTGACAAAATCTCGGAACAAGCATGACAACACTACAACTCTTCACCATTATAAAATAGATGTGTTTAATGTGGCAATTGATCAACAACTAATTGAATTGGAGGACAGATTTAGCTCTCAAGCTACAGAACTTCTATCACTTTGTGCCTCTTTGGATCCAAGACTGGACATCTTTGATAGGTCAAAGATATCTACCCTAGTAGAAAAATATTATCCGGCTGATTTTTCTAATCAAGAAAGAGCCCAATTAGAATGCCAACTGCTGCATTTTCAACTTGATGTGTGCAACCATCCAGAGCTAAGTAGTCTCCCATCACTTGCTGATCTGACAAATGGGCTTGTTAAATTGGGCAAAAATTCTCATTATCCAATGGTTGATAGGTTGTTAAGATTAGTCATGACTCTTCCGGTGTCAACTGCAACCACAGAGAGAGCATTCTCAGCTATGAAACTTGCCAAGACTCGTCCACGCAACAAAATGAGAGATGATTTTCTACGTAGTTACATGATAATTTATATTGAAAAGGAATTGGCAGCAAAGATTACTTCTGAAGATATCATCAATTCTTATGATCTAGTTGGTTCTCGTAGAGGTAAATTCAAGTTAATAGAGATGTAA